In the genome of Mytilus edulis chromosome 14, xbMytEdul2.2, whole genome shotgun sequence, the window AATTAACACAGTACACAAGGGGAACTTATAATTATTTCAATCTGACAGTACaaatatcattttaataaatatttttgaaagtgttgcaattaatcataatttttttttatattttaaaaacataaaacaataaatatccAGCCATGAAAATCTGACTGTTTAAAACTTTATACATTAAGAATCTCTACAGataaaaatatttgcatatttgcaTTTAAAAACAGTTTTTCACGGTTAATATAATTCCAAATAGATATATATCATTGTATACTATATATCAGGTATATGGAAGATagacaacaaaaaatattttctgtgaaaaaagcaagctttaataacaattttcaaaaataatatttttaaatgaaaatgaatcaaaacattatcaatagTTCTTACCCAGTTTGAAAAACACGTCAGTGTAATAAAATTGTCTGAAAGAAAGAAACAATAATCACTAAAGACTTTAAAGAGCCTGTTTTGCTTACCTAGGTTAAATAGATCTATTTGCATCTTCAACAATTGGCACTGTCCAACATTTACAAATTTCCTCTTACATGTAGATTAACAGAAGTCAGAGTGATCTTTGAAACTGATAAGGTGTGGCCTTAAATGTGGTCCAACTAGAGTCTTTCAGGGTGGTTCAATTTGATGTTCACACAATGACACATGTCAGTTGTTGTTCACAATACTTGAATAAGTCGGAATgttttaaattgatgaaaattgtttGACATGTCCTGAATGATACGCCATGTTTTTATTAGGTAGTTTTGCAGATtattaattaaggtctttcctctacgcgaggaaagaccttattgtttttctaatgtttttttttttttttctcttttttttcttccagcaTTTTTTTGGCAAGCCCTCCTACCGCTTCTATTGCAGTTATCAATACAAAATTTGaaccatcgatagacctcatcatgaagttttaccagatgaacttttgtaggatttcatcatccccttgagaagttatctcccttttattgatttttttcaacatggccccccctcgttgtttttaaagatatcatgactttatttggacaataggtagATCTAATCATtttgtattaccatatgaggctgcataggatttcatcatcccctatgagagttatatccccttgaagtaatttctttcctttgcatttttctcaaaaagtattaaagatagaatcgatttgaaaacggcaacatgtacaggaacagatggcaatgtttataaacataaacaattaatttgttaccaagccttataaggagttatttttTGGTTCATCTTTTCTTAGGTCCCAGTTGTCCTAATAAGGTGTATTATTTTGAAAGGCACACTTGAGCTTGTGTTTTGAAGCCTATAATTTGCAATACATACATGTGTCtactttgaaattaaattttaatagagTTGAAATTGGAATACCTAGGATGAGCATGTTTTTGGGACAAATGAATCCATAACTATTTTGACTGATTATATTTACTTTTACAGATTTAGCTGTTCAAAAAAATATCAGTAAATAAAAATTCAATGATTAgctattttttgtttcttttcatttATGAAATACAGTTGTGTAAAATTGTTCGTATCATGGCCAAAcccaatataaacatgataaaagctgTTAACAGTCACCCTACCAATTTATTGGAAAGCTACATACTTTTACTCCAGCTTACGTAGCGAATCAATGtaaaataacataatttttcCCTATTAttctgtacataaattaggtcatTAGTTTACTTTTGTAATTTCagggcttagctcattgttgaaagtcatACAGCATGACGTACAGTGacttaaagttgttaatttctctttcatttggtcttttgtggagagttgtctcattggcaatcaagtATATGTCTTTCAATCTATCCATGTACTATAAATGTATCttgtaaggccaaataaaaatatatgtgtggttccagtaaccctaccatCTCTACTTTttggcttaaaaatagcctaccctaaagattttattgtcatttttcattaagcactgttaaagtcagaacgttgctcccatagactcaatgtaaaaaaaaaacataaaataaaaaaaaaatccctacctacctaccctaactttttttgaaatgtaactggaaccacacatacttttttatgtGGCCTAAAATATTGGAACATTGAAAAAATCTAAGAAAAGAGTTGAACATGGCTTTAATTTCATTTGCAGGCAATAGTTCTTTGTGAGTTCATAGAAAAGTATAAAGAAGAATTCAAAAACAAAGAAGTTATAGAACTTGGAGCAGGATCAGGGATTGTTGGCATTGTAGCAGCATTGATTGGTAAGAGTTTATATATTTAACTAGAGGCATTTAGGGGTGGGGCAGGGGGGGCAGTGGtttagtttctttgttgaataaaTGAGATGAAATGCTGAACTCTATTAAAAGATTATGAGCTAACCTGAGAAAAACTGTTTAAGGAATTTTTTCATATCCCAAAACCTGCTAAGTTTAAGGATTgtataatagaaaataaaaattacttgtacaaataaattttgtaagaaaataaggggagattattcaaacctTCTAAGAAAATATATCAATACAACACTTTACctgtatataaagtatattattatttacttcttcaagtaaataataataacttgtacaagtagttcCCCTGACTGACTTAAGCCATTTAAATTGTGGTTTGAATgcttatgaaataaatatatatccaCCTGTAACTAAAGGTAAACATGGTAATGGGTGTAAACAATACATGTGCAGATCCCTTTAACTCCTTACAGACCCACAACACTTTTGACTTCATTGTTAAATACTTGATAAATCTAAAAAGTCTagatataacaagaatgtgtccaaagtatatggatgccccacttgcactatccttttccatgttccatggactgtgaaattgggtaatactaataatctaatttggcatttaaattagaaagattatactatagggaacatatgtactaagtttcaagttgattggacttcaatttcatcaaaaaataccttgaccaaaaactttaacctgaaactcccccttttattttctatgttcagtggaccgtgaaattcaaaagtctaatttggcttcaaaattagaaagatcatatcataaggaacacatgtgtactaagtttcaagttgattggacttcagcttcatcaaaaactaccttgaccaaaaactttaacctgaacggacggacagacggacagacgaacggaggaACGGACGCaagaacggagccacagaccagaaaacataatgcccctctactatcgtaggtggggcatagaaagaagatgtggtatgattggtaatgaggcaactctccacaagagaccaaaatgacacaaaaaatttaagtttgcTCTTTTCAAGTTTTGTCAGCGTGGTCAGTGGAGCACTTGTCTGCAAAGTAATTGTTCAATAACTATAATGATCtataatcatgacaatgtaaATAATACAAAACGCTTTTAATTTTAGGAGCCAATGTTGTGATCACAGACAGGGAGCAAGTCTATCCCTACCTAAAACGTGTTTTAAAGGATAATCTGAAAGACAAAGAAAATGTCAAATATTCAGTGAAAATCTTAGACTGGACAAGAGACCTTCATAAAATTCCTCAGAAGTACGATATAATTCTAGGTGCTGATGTCATTTATGTGGAGGAAGTGTTTGATGCTTTGTTAGCGACACTACAACATCTCAGCCATGATgagacaaaaatatatttgtcgTGTAAAATACGATATGATCGAGACACAAGATTTTTAGACATGGTACAGAAACACTTTACGCTCCAAGAAGTCTTGCATGACAAGGATAAAGATATTAagattttcttatgtaaaaaaataaaaataaaaatattgagcTAAATGTCATAAATgtgttatatatagatataagacgatgtgttatgagtgccaatgagacaactatccataaaagtcacaatttataaaagtaaaacattataggtcaaattttGGTCTTCAACTCAGAGTACAGGATAGTTGACTTATTAAATGTAGGCTTGTACAACTTGCTATTCAAATACTGATGCTCAACAGAACATTGAAAATCCTTACAATAGTCACATATCATGCATATTCCTGTTTTACTTCTTGTACTTTGAAtgacaatttgattttattaagTAAAAGTACAAATTGCTCTAGAAGATtgacaagtacatgtacatgaagcAATAATATACTGGAAAAATGAACACTTCAATCTTGCAACGTGCACAAGGCTTGcacattttatatttgtaaatgagCATATTCTGTGAGATGAATGCTGCAAGATTCACCAATTTTCCATCATGAATAATAAATGTGTGGTACACTTATTAATATAAAGACAGAATTCTGCACaattgaaaataacacaaaaaggCATTCAGAGGTCTGAAGGTTTTTCCGTATTTTATGTAATTAAAGTTAATGCTTGCCAATTCTTATCTGAGTACAAAAGGGCATTAAAATTCTTATAAGTCCATGTaatcaaaaaaacaaactaaaaatgaagaaaaaactaCCTATAACACATACCTTTGAAGCCTTCATCACAgattacatgtatttgtattttccATCTGTTTGGATAATAATGTTGAGCCTGGTACTTTCTTTTGTAGCTCCAATGTGCATTGACGGGTTGTTTAAATTCACAGCACtctttttcaaactttttgttAATATAAGATAAGGATCTACAACTTAAATATCTATAAATGCATTTTGTGCTCTATCCTATTGAGGTGTTCTTTATTTGAGTTCAAATAAGCCACTGGTAATTTACACTGCATTGTATTAGTTTTCATCATTTCGCTCATTTAATGGCTACATGTGCATAACACAcagtttataaaattgagaatggaatgtgCATAAAACACAGTTTATGCAATCTAGAGAATAAATCGAGGTATATAATGTTTATTTCCAGCTGAATCACAAAGAACAAACAGACCTTAAACGAAGATGAGACCTGTGGGAAAGCACAATTTATGTTGTATGTCAATAAAACCCTCACATTTCATTTCTAACATGTTCAATGTGAACATTGGGAAGTTCTACAGAAAAATTAGACTTCCTTGTAAAGAAGTCAAATATAACATTTCACAAAACAATTAGGATAAAATATTCTGGTGGACAGTCAAATGCTGTAAATTTGCAGGCTAGACTGAGAATTACATGTCAACATCACAACATTCAATAGATTGATTAATAGTGCCTATCAATTCCTCCATCTGCTTTATATGTTGACCATTAACCTCCTCATTATAATTTGCAAACTCCTCATTTTTCAACATATCttctaaaatatattttactCGATGAATATCAAACTGAATACAGTCCTTATTCAACCAATGAGGTGTTGTGAATGTTTGAGTGATGTCCCCTTTGGTTGATAATCTGGTATCTATATGACTGGTTTCATGTTCATTTTCTACCCTATCAATTGATTTAGTCTGCTGTTTTAATCTTTCAATCCTTGGAAGAACAATCGTTCTCATGAAATCAAAGAATTCTGGAAAGTTTATTCCTTTGTCAGCTTTCAGCAttatctgtaaaataaatatttcatatttaaaaaggTGTGTTTTCCTTTGACATATATGAGTTATTTTTCAGATGAAGTGTTTCTGgtttaagggaggtaatccaaattTAATCATTTTCTTTTGTCTTACTAACATGAAAATGCAGTTAGACAATATTTGTTCATTGTAGGAAATTGGAAAAGGAGAGAAAAGTGAGCTTTTATCCAGTTTGTACAGCAagtacaaatacattttcaaatattgatttTATCTTGTACTTCATAAACATTTACACTTAAATATAttgagttttgtttttaagttccGAATCTTTGAATACAgaaatttcttcttcttcttcttcgttaTAATTCAGCActccatcaacatactgatgataacgTGCCGGGCACTGATTTTACTATGCCGCGCGTGCGTgggatatacattttatttacagtgaaaaatacaaaaataaaaattaaaatttcaacatttataacttctttttcttctgtttttgtaCTATACATTTTggttaaaactatatacattgtgGAATTTATTAAATGTTAAGATGTTTATTGAGGACAGATATTGGAATCTGTTCTCGGAAGCTTTCAAGAGTAGTACATTGAACTGCAGCTACTGGGAGAAGGTTCCATTGCAAGATGGTTCTAGGGTAGAATGAGTACTTGTATGAGTCTTTAGTGGTTTGTATGGGTCTGAAAGAGTAAATATGTGAATGTTGTCGTGTTCTTGTATCAGATTGTGTAAGTAGGTCTGTCGGATATATGGCAACAAGATGATGTATAATTTTGTAGAGGAAAATGATGCGGGTTCTAATTCGCCTTTTCTCAAGTGTTGCCCAATTTAGAGTTTGTAGCATTTCACTGACTGAGCTGGTGTTATGGTATCTGTTGCAGGTGTACCTTGCTGCTCTGCGCTGGACCATCTCAAGTTGGTGTGTTTGAGATTTGGTGTGTGGGTCCCAGACGCAGCTGCTGTATTCTAGCTTTGGTCTTACTAGTGCAATGTATGCTTTTTCTTTGACTGTTTTTGAGTTGACTTTTAGATTCCTTTTAATAAAGTTCAGCTTTTGTGTGGCTGCAGCTGTGATATTGTTTACATGTTTGTTCCATTTGagatcagtttgtatagttattcCCAGGTATTTTGTGGATGTTTCTTTTTGAAGTACATGTTGGTGGAGAGTATAGTCAAAATTTAATGGGTTTTTCTTAGTTGTTATCTGAAGGACTGAGCACTTGTCTGGATGGAATGACATGAGCCAGTCCTTCTCCCATTTTGCAGCTGATGTGAGATCTTCTTGCAGTTTTTGTGTGTCTTCTTTGTTtcgtattgttttataaattatgcTATCATCTGCAAATAATCTGAGGGTACTGTGTTTGATGTATTCGTTAAAGTCGTTTATGTATACAAGGAAAAGGATCGGACCCAAAACTGTTCCTTGGGGAACACCAGATGTTACGTTTATTTTGTCTGACTGAACACCATCAATGATCACTGTTTGTGTACGAGATGTGAGAAAATCTTCTATCCATTTTAAGGTGTTGTCATCAATGCCATAATGTTTTAGTTTGTAGAGGAGTCTTTTGTGAGGAACTTTGTCAAAGGCTTTGGCAAAGTCCATCACAATTATGTCCGTTTGGATGTTACTGTTGTTATTTTTTGCTAGTTCTTGGATGAAGGATACTAGTTGGGTTTCGCATGATCTATTTGCTCGAaatccgtgttgaaggtcgtacaaaatattgttattttctaGGTGGTCCATCATACTACTGGCTATTATGTGTTCCATGATCTTACAAAGTATGCATGTGAGAGATATGGGTCTATAATTTATTGCGTTGTGTTTATCACCTTTTTTAAAAACAGGACAGACATTTGAATATAACCAGCCACTCACAACAGAAGGTGGATACTAGGAGACTTTCTATACTACAGATTCATCACTTCATGTTATAAATCTGTCATCTGGAACTTGTATAGCAGAAATGTAGACTGCAGGATAAATATGCCTTATAGGTACAAATATGTAAGAAAAGAATGATGTATGTCAAAAGTCAGGATGTTTCTCATATGTATTGTTCATTAGACTTTAAAAATTGgcataaaaaaatcttttgcttGATGTATGTTTTAATATGTGATATATAAGATCTCCAACtacttatttcttaatttttggtctattacaattaaaaaaaaaaaatcttactaggttactatataattttttttttgaagtggTGATAACCTGATGGAGTaagaatttaaaatatattgtaatgATTTTGCaattaagacaaaaacaaatactatggatttaattattttcataggtaccaattttttgtggattgaggaaaacttgaaTTTTGTAGATGTTTGTTTTTTCCTGGTTTGTCCAAATTCTGCTTAAATTCCTGAAGAAAACATAATCATTGGACATTGGAATtcatgtttaaggtggtacccaacactttcactaaaattaatttggctcgtttaattattataaaattttgacaaagtatttactttgaccctttgacaaaaatataaaagtttcaaaatatttgaaccaacccttttatcagaaaaattacactggttatataggaGTTTGACAGacactaattttgatcactgagaagcttaatattccctcaacaacacaatgtaattaaaacgtttagctgatttgacagagttatctccctgtaaagTTAAGTACCACCTTAACAAGTAATCAAGAAATCCATGAAAATGTGTTCAacaaataatattgaatccacagtacatgtgCTTTGAATGTTTGTTTCTCGTACCAAGTGACTTTGCATATTTCCATCTTGGATTCAGACTGAACCTTTGGTATTACCTGACAATGTTGGTACCAGTCCCCATCTACCATTTTAGCATCTTTCACATCTTGAATTTCCTGTTCGACTTCTGTAAGTCCTTGTTTTAGGTAGTTCCAACTTATATCAACATTACAACCATTTAACCAGTTATGATTTATAGATATAGTATCCTCCTGGAAATAAACATAACCAAAATCTGTGTCCTTTAGAAAATTTATGATGTTAGATgaacaatttaattgattttCTATATCAACAACCTCATCGTCACTTTAAAAACTTAAGGATGATGTCACCTTATGGTATGCTTTGACCAGAGTAGTGGGAGTAGATAGTAAAGAGTGGTAAAATGATTTAAGGTGGTACTGAACacattgactaaaattaatttggttcgtttaattttcttaaaattttgacaaagtacttactttgaccctttgacaaaaatataaaaatttctaaaaatttgaaccaaccgttttgtcagaaaaattacactggttatatagcagtttgatgaacacttattttgatcattgagaagcttgatattcccttaacaacacaacgtaattaaaacgtttagctgattttacagagttatctccctgtagtgttaggtaccaccttaagagatTATTTTGATTTCTTAATTTGACTGTGTTGTAAAAACTATGCTGATGCATAAAAATGTCAAATGATACCACGTTTGCAGCATCCAAATTGAAACAACAACTGCAgtactgttgattcattaatttattcgttggataccaacttTCAAGATTTTATGAGTACAGGGAAACCACGAATTGAAATGTGAGAATTAAAaatttgttgtatgatttttgaaaaaccacaaaatcaaatatccaagaaaagtttttctcaatccagggctattccagaaaaataTGTATGGGGGGGGAGGGgttggggggttggaaggcacattatattaataatacatgggtattgggtatcagagcaacttttcacactataatgcgcTATAATTCTCAAATACAATTGTCTGGATGGGAGGgggctgacaaaaactgccttcgaacacccccatacatttttttctggaatagccccaGCACCAAAAATTGGTACATTTTAAAGTACATCAATCAACAGTAGTTGTTGGCAACAATAATAAACTTACCAGATTGAAAACTTGATGATGCCAACCACTTGGGACAAATATTATCTCCCCTGGTAACTGTGTTACTTCTATTCTGTGTTTGAGCTCAGTAAATTTGGGGTATTTCTTAGGATTCTTCAAATCTTCAGAATTAACATCAAAAACAAGTTGTCCATGAACATCTTTCAAACATTCTTCTTCACCTAGAATTTTACCACAATAGAAAAGAAAGGACATAAAATCAGGATATACATTAGGCATAACATCATAAAGAGCATATGAATAGATTTTAGTCACTACACCATTTTTGTATGAATTTGAATAGAGGACATTGATTGTATGCTTGATTTGAAACAACTATATAACAGCATAAACAGTCTGTAATATCTAAAGTCCAggaatttaatgaaaaaaaataacatgatgtCTTTGTAATTCCATTTTTCTGTACAAAGGAAGATAATTCTTGCAATATCATTCCTAAATATTTCTTGTTAGACAATATCACTTCTGTACAAGATTTAATAATAGGATATTAAAAGACTTGATTAATAATCTgaacaatatatagaataataattaaacaaaCTGGTGTTTTCATAGCAATACATGTGGCATGTATTAAAATGTGTTGTGTAGTAACTTCTGTTTCTAATTCTTTGACTGAATAAGTTTACATGTAAGAACTATTGCAAGAAATATtctaaattgaaaatttattgcaGTATTATTGATGCATgctcaacctttatatattgaTAACAAACACCTGAAATGATGATCATGTGATATATCCAGTTGACTTTCACCAAAGTTATAGGAAAATCAACACTAAAGACAGCAACTGTCAGTAAAATAACTATTTTTAGCAATGCATAACTCACAACCCAGAATCAGGTAATCATATGCTGGCAAAACATATGATGATCATTGTTATAATAGTTACTTTGCAGTTATATTCAGAAGATTAAAAgtgttgttgtttttaatttcattttatattttttattctgaatGATATTTTTGCATGTGGTCattgttcttaaaaaaaaactacctgGAGGGAAAAAGATCCACTTCTTCTTTCCGCAGACATTGGCTGACCAACTGAAAGATCTGAACACATCAGCATGAAATGGTGTCCTGCaagataaaatataaacaaatcataCACATAGAAATATTAATGAAAAGAACTTCAACAATGACaataacataaaataacataaaattggGAATGGTTATGGGGAATAACTTGTAATTTTCTGATTTCCTCCTTAcagctattccagaaaaaaatgtatgggggggttggaaggcagtttttgtcagcacccaccacccagacaattgtaattgagtattatagtgcattatagtgtgaaaagttgctctgattcccatcacccatgtattattaatataatgtgccttccaaccccccccatacatttttttctggaatagcccttaaatatattaatcatgttaataaaagTCCTAAACATTCTTTATTCTTTGTGATTGACTTTTCCTctgtattttacctttttttttttttttttcatttttcttttgaaaacatCTGTTGAACTTTTTGATTCCTGGTTCTTTTAAGAACATATCTTTAGATGCTTGCTTTTGTTCCTACTGAACACtgtttatactgcaactagttgtgtttatttgcTAAATATAGAAACCTCAATCAGCGGTTCATCAAGGGATTAAAATAAGcttgacatttgtgttacgatttaaaaagctaattaatttaagttgcagtataaaaactaTATTAGGTCagtgtcataaaaatataaacttttttgtatttggagCAAAACTGTTTCTAAGCcacatacaaaaaagtttatatttttctgacattgacctaatattctATATGTATATGTTCTACAGATAATCAATTTCAAGTTCATAaatttaataatataattattttactgGCAATTTATCATTACACATTTCAATATGATATTGGTTATTTATGAGAAAGTTTTTCCATTAGTTAAAATGTCTATctttgcatatttttaaatattaatcatgttaatctaattcatgaaatattttctaATCAAAGCTAGGTAGCCATCAAGCAATTAAATTACATAAACTGATATGCATAAAATTTTACCAAGAACCTTTAGGTCCCATGTAGACAAATCTATAATCATCACAAATCTCATTTCTCTTGTCCCAGTATTCATTCATCCAATCTGAGGTAAAATATTCTGGAGTTTCATAGGCTTTGTAGTCCGGAAACTctctgaaaaagataaaaatcgGTGCTGGAAAACTTTCAAGATTAAGATTGATTTGTTCAGTTTGTTTTGATGGTGTGCTGTTTCACCTGTCCCAATTCAGGGGTTGTTGTTCGTGTTGGTTTATGTctctaatatttatttttttaatgaattgtaATGTGATAATTTAGAACTTTAGTTTCCTTGTTtgatctttttaatatttttcatgttgggacCTTTATAGCCCACTATACAGtatgggattttctcattattgaaggccttacagtgacctataattggtTCTATCCACCTCATTTGAACTGCATTAGTGACAAAATTTAGCGAGCATGCATTTTGTGTCTGGACACATGGACACAAACTATTATCATGTATTAAAAGTATGCAGATTTCTAATAGCAAAAGAATTATTCATTAAGTTCCCTTCACAGGGAAAGATCTCAACTTTCTTTGGAATTACTCTGGTGGATATATAGACTGTCTCATTTATGACTAAgcaatcttcattttttttacataaataaggctgttagttttctcgtttgaattgttttacattgtcttatcggggccttttatagctgactatgcggtatgagctttgctcattgttgaaggccatacggtgacctatagttgttaatgtttgtgtcattttggtcttttgtggattgttgtctcattggcaatcataccacatcttcttttttatattaccaaatctccttatttttataatgatcaGTATTAGCTATTAGATTATGATAAGGAAAGTATTTTCAAACCTACCGGTATGTAGCTTGATTAccgatataaatagaaaaaaaatgtaactgaAAGGTGTTTACCTGTTAAAATGAAAATCTTTCAGATACAAGCAGTCCATGTCCTCAGGGTAACCCCTTTGTTTATACTTCTCCCAGTAAGACATGAAGTTATGTATTGTCATCTCAGACTTTGGATGTGAACCATATTTTTCCTCTTTACAATTGGCAACAGGTACACATGCATTTCCtggaaaatatttattgaatatcaATGAATGAAAATATCAATACTGTTAATatgcagtgacctatagttgttaatttctgtgtcatttggtttttgttaagtattgtctcattggcaatcataccacatcttcttatttttatttatatcatttttttgtgtCTAAGTATTATATTCAGAATGCTTCCTTTTCA includes:
- the LOC139503240 gene encoding protein N-lysine methyltransferase METTL21A-like, coding for MWFLFHFSRQKLIALITVLTLHFTDCFDTETCGMSCQQPSTAVVVYDESKLSPLVKTSRTFNFAKTELVIKQDWGNLGVAAVVWDAAIVLCEFIEKYKEEFKNKEVIELGAGSGIVGIVAALIGANVVITDREQVYPYLKRVLKDNLKDKENVKYSVKILDWTRDLHKIPQKYDIILGADVIYVEEVFDALLATLQHLSHDETKIYLSCKIRYDRDTRFLDMVQKHFTLQEVLHDKDKDIKIFLCKKIKIKILS
- the LOC139503241 gene encoding 2-oxoglutarate and iron-dependent oxygenase JMJD4-like — protein: MIPYKDEKIVQLRNNITELKQIPKIEEKQTYHDFFLNYLLPNYPCILSSDFTKHWQSRKEWCLSDGSPNFEFLQVRFGNACVPVANCKEEKYGSHPKSEMTIHNFMSYWEKYKQRGYPEDMDCLYLKDFHFNREFPDYKAYETPEYFTSDWMNEYWDKRNEICDDYRFVYMGPKGSWTPFHADVFRSFSWSANVCGKKKWIFFPPGEEECLKDVHGQLVFDVNSEDLKNPKKYPKFTELKHRIEVTQLPGEIIFVPSGWHHQVFNLEDTISINHNWLNGCNVDISWNYLKQGLTEVEQEIQDVKDAKMVDGDWYQHCQIMLKADKGINFPEFFDFMRTIVLPRIERLKQQTKSIDRVENEHETSHIDTRLSTKGDITQTFTTPHWLNKDCIQFDIHRVKYILEDMLKNEEFANYNEEVNGQHIKQMEELIGTINQSIECCDVDM